A region from the Triticum urartu cultivar G1812 chromosome 1, Tu2.1, whole genome shotgun sequence genome encodes:
- the LOC125516824 gene encoding uncharacterized protein At5g19025-like has protein sequence MLRPFPCPHRTPAAAAASPPPAAAAAAMAPSSSRSHSHSGGGGGGHVSLSLSPSSCRHTPSSATLDLLILLLVLFSLAFLLASSLAHVSRSLSPLLASPPAAAALASAAAALPYFAAGLPYVAAAAVLATAAFLSCRRLPRRRCRNPRCRGLRKALEFDVQLQSEEAVRAGGGSTVGGADAAMWREIETLPWKGGQSGNNPDYECLRAELRRMAPPNGRAVLLFRNRCGCPVAKLEGWGTPKSKRRNKKGTQGSSLDGGVR, from the exons ATGCTCCGGCCGTTCCCCTGCCCCCACCgcacgcccgccgccgccgccgccagcccgccccccgccgccgcggccgcaGCCATGGCGCCGTCCTCCTCCCGCTCCCACTCCCACtccggcggcgggggcggcggccacgtctccctctccctctcgccTTCCTCCTGCAGGCACACCCCCTCCTCGGCCACGCTCGATCTCCTCATCCTCCTGCTCGTGCTCTTCtccctcgccttcctcctcgcctCCTCGCTCGCCCACGTCTCGCGCTCGCTCTCCCCGCTCCTCgcgtcgccgcccgccgccgcggcgctcgcctccgccgccgccgccctgccctACTTCGCTGCCGGCCTCCCCTACGTCGCCGCAGCCGCGGTGCTCGCCACGGCCGCCTTCCTGTCCTGCCGACGCCTCcctcgccgccgctgccgcaACCCGCGCTGCCGCGGGCTCCGGAAGGCGCTCGAGTTCGATGTCCAGCTCCAGAGCGAGGAGGCCGTGCGGGCTGGCGGGGGGAGCACCGTTGGCGGCGCTGACGCCGCCATGTGGCGCGAGATCGAGACCTTGCCGTGGAAAGGGGGCCAGAGCGGGAACAATCCGGACTACGAGTGCCTTCGCGCAGAGCTCCGCCGGATGGCGCCGCCCAACGGCCGCGCTGTCCTGCTCTTCCGCAACCGCTGTGGCTGCCCGGTGGCCAAGCTCGAGGGCTGGGGCACCCCCAAAAGCAAGCGGCGGAATAAGAA GGGCACGCAAGGTTCTTCACTGGATGGAGGGGTGCGATAA